The sequence CCCTTTCTGGTATTGCGTGTTTTGCTGAATATGTACCAGTGCTGTTGTTGGAGTATCTCTCACGATGGTAATCTCTTGCTTTTTCAGTCCACGTTTTTGAGTTTAATGACCTCAACTGCCAGTGAAGCTGCATCTTATGAGTTCACAACCCTGACATGTATCCCAGGAGTCATAGAAGTAAGTAGGATTTTCCTCCCTCTTACTGAAGATAGTGGTAAGAAACCCAGACATGTACAGAAGTCTGTTCACACCAGTTACACTTGTATTACCACTGAGAAGCAGTGATATCCAGAGATCTCTGCTGACCTCTGCTTTAAACTTCATGAAGTCTTGAGTGCTTGCAGTATCAAGTCTGCAACCTGCGGTGCTGATGTAGCACTTCTCTAGGCTGCATAACTCTTCAAGATTGACTGCCTAATCGGGGTTTCATATGCCACAGTTGGACTGACCAGAGCAATATGGGAATTCTCAACTGAATTTTTTATAACTGCTATTGGCGCCATTGACCAGATGGCTGGAAACCTtgacagatttgtttttaatgaagctTTAAAAGAGGCAATCTGTACTGTGAtcaatttggaaagaaaatacgACTACTCCTGTCCTTGAGGAATTTTATTAGCGGTGGTCTGAGCATCTATCAGTGAAGCAAATGGTAAAGGGCATCAAACTGAAAAGTATCCAAGAGTAATGAGAAAACTTGGGTCAgaattaaaagcagatttaaataatgaaagcaaacGTATTGGTGTGAAAATGAACACCACCACTGTAACGCATCCAAATACAGCCTCAAGCTCCAGTCACCAGCTGAAGCTGTTACTGAGGACTCACTGCAGCAATAGCTCGAAAGCTAATGACCCTGCAGATCTAATGAACAAAGgcctcccattttttttttcctggcattgTAAGACCTACAACACACCTCAATAGCTCTGATCCATCTTGGTAAGAGATTATGGCGTTTGCTTGTTATAGAGCTTTACTTGTTAGACCAGAACAGTAttgttgcatatttttttcccttttctgtttgtcaCTTTGGGATATTGTTGCAGTTGCACAgtgctgttttcctgtgttttgtcCAGCTGCAGTTACGTGTCTGTTTAGGAGGCCAGAACTGCAGTATGACCCAAAGTTGTTGAACACAGTTTGATAGGAAACACTCCAGAGATTGCCTCAACAGAAATGCCACCAGCTTTGTGCAGAGTTGTCCTTCTCTGTTGAGTTCATTCACTTCCACTCTCTGCAGGCTTTGGACCTCAGCATGTGCTCAGGGCTTTCAGGGCAGCTGAGATACCCGGCACAAGGCTTTCAGCTTtccatctgtttccttttcagtaCAAAGGAGCCAATATTCAGCTGTTGGATCTGCCTGGAATCATCGAAGGAGCGGCACAAGGTTGGCTGATCTCTATGTTGTTGTAAAGTAGGGACTTGCTCTCAGTATCATACTTGGCCAGATCAAACATGAGTAGCTTTCCCAAGCCAATAGTTCCCACGTTGGCTTTCCAAACTGGCATTCTTGATCTTACGTGAGGCACGATTCTTATCCCTGGGCCCACGTAATGCTCTATATGTAGCAGAAAGATGCTTTTCTGGAGGTGGGAGCCAAAGCAAGTCAGTCGCTTCTCACCTTCTTGCATGAGTGTTATCTTGCTCATCTGCTTTCTGGTACAGAGGAAATCTAAAGAAAGATGCTGGAAAGGCGGAGGGGGAAATTACAGCTAAACAGTAACTTCATTTGACTAATGTCCTGCATTCCTGCAAGTCCTCTCATGACTCCTGATTCTGGGCCTTTGTCCTTCTGCTTCAATATCTTTCTTATCAGTTGGTCATGTCAAAAGAAGCCTTACGAAATTTAGGAAGACCTCCTAATAGTCTCTTGGAGGAGCATGGTCTGGTTAATAAGGTCTCTCTCCCTTTTGACCAGAAAGTGCCCACATCACTGCCTTGCATAAGCTGTCTCTGCCTCCTGGAACCCCTGTCACTGAAAAGGCTTGGGTGTCTGtccagctggcagcagtgacatTTCAACGTATGCATCTGTATGCAGATAGCTTTACGTGTGCTGGTTGTGGAAGCCatggcagaagagcagcagcaaagagtaTTTTGGGGGCTTGTGCTGGGCATAAGACAGCACTGGATGGGCCAGATACACTCACACAGGAACCCCTTGACAGCTGACTACAGCCAGCGCAGGATTGCAGAATCCTTTTCCTTGCTTCCAGACAGGAGTCCCCATCTGTCACAACTCATAGCTGGCTTCTATTCTTGATGCACAACAATCTCCTCTCTCCTCAGGGAAGGGCAGAGGTCGGCAGGTGATAGCTGTGGCCAGGACAGCAGACGTCGTCATTATGATGCTGGATGCCACAAAGGGTGAAGTGCAGCGGTGAGTGTGTGCTTCTGGGTGTGTGGGGTTTCCACATGCCCAGAAAACATGCCAGATCCCTGAAATGCCATGTCCTGTGTACACTGGGGAACTGCTGTTTAAGCTCTTGAGTGCGAGATCGAGGTTGTGCTCCGTTAGAAGCATGCTGGCTAGCTGGGAGCAGCATTTACTGAACTTTCTGCAGGCCTCAGCTTGGGCTTCTCAGTTGAAAGATCATTCCTCCAGAATAACTGTGCAGAGATGGGGATGTTGAGCTGGATTTCCACCATAGACCCTGTCCTGCATTAGCTGTGGGTGTTATGTTGCAGTGGAAGTTTATGACAAGGCTGTATCAATATGACAATCAACAAGGAAGAGTGTGGGTGTCACCTGACTGGGCTCAATCTCCCAGGTACTAATGTGCAGTGTCCCTGCAGGGCCCTGCTGGAGAAAGAACTGGAATCTGTAGGAATCCGTCTgaataaaagcaaaccaaataTCTACTTCAAGGTGAGGTTTCCTGGACTGTTACAACCACATCTTGTGTCAGGCTGCTTAATGAAAGCCAAGGACACTGTGTGCTGCTTGTGTTGGACAGACTGAAGCAGAGGGTGGGTTTTGCAGGCTGTTCTGAAGTTGATTTATTGTCTTGTAGCCGAAGAAGGGTGGAGGTATATCCTTCAACTCGACTGTCACACTAACTCAGTGCTCCGAGAAGCTGGTACAGCTCATCCTCCATGAATATAGTATCCTTCTCCTAAAATGAGAGGCACTTGAGCCTCAAGTCAGCAGCTCTTGAGACAGGCAATACCTGCTGTGGGACGGCCTTGCGGTGTCCTTGGTGCCTGGGGGGGTCAGGAGAGGCCTGGGTTGATTTTTCCCATCTTTGTTCCCTTCCTCAAAGCTGCCCCAGGCAGGCTCAGCCCGTTGGCTCACAGCTGTGTTTAGGCATGCTGGATTTGGACCTTGACAATGTTCACCTCAGAAATCTTCAACGCCGAGGTCCTTTTCAGAGAGGATTGTTCCCCTGACGAGTTCATTGATGTGATTGTAGGCAACAGGGTCTACATGCCATGCCTTTACGTGAGTATCTCAGTAACAGCCTGCCTTCTGCAGCACCAAACatctctttttcagaagaaaactctgGGTCTTCCTGATTCTTAAAACAGTAACAATTTGGGGATGAGGAGGTGGGCGTTCTTTGCTATTTATAcatgtgcagctgtgctgcgTGCTCTCCCTATGCCCTCTAGTGGCTGGCTGCCGTGGAGCAGCGTGAGCTGTGCATCATGGTGGCACAGCTTGCTGCTGTGGTGTGGAGCCTTagcttcctctgctgccagctcagcatTTGAGTTTTCGTAAATGTTTCCTTGAGCCAGAGGTCATTTAATGGCTCTGTTTGATAATGACTGGGCCTGGAGTTAAATTCATGATGCTTGCTCACGTTGCAAGTCATCCCAAATTGAGAGCTCTGGAAGGTCCAAGCTTATGTTTAGGTTCCTGAATTTCAACAGGTTAATTTACTAAAAGCCTGGGCCTGCCCTCTGACCGATAGGATCCGTGTTTCTGTACCATATGCTGAAACTGCCTTGTTACACCTACGTGTACATGTCTGTcttccttgctgtgctgctgaactgCCATCCTAAAGAGTGCATTGTATCTCGTTTGACTTAGGTTTATAACAAGATTGACCAGATCTCTATGGAGGAAGTGGATCGTCTTGCTCGGAGGCCACACAGTGTTGTCATCAGGTAGGAGCCTGTACGTCGCTTGACGTGCTGGCCTGAATGTGCTGGTGGTTCATCTCACACCTCTTCCTCCAGCTTCTCCCAAGAAGGAGCCTTCTCCCAGggctgccttcagctgctggaggatgAAGCAAAGCGCCATTGTGCAGCTTTTTACAGGCTTCCTTCCCCTGGAGAAGCAGGCTGCTTGGCTTCCTTACACCATCTGCAGGGCAAA comes from Numida meleagris isolate 19003 breed g44 Domestic line chromosome 13, NumMel1.0, whole genome shotgun sequence and encodes:
- the DRG2 gene encoding developmentally-regulated GTP-binding protein 2, whose product is MGILEKISEIEKEIARTQKNKATEYHLGLLKAKLAKYRAQLLEPSKSSAAKGEGFDVMKSGDARVALIGFPSVGKSTFLSLMTSTASEAASYEFTTLTCIPGVIEYKGANIQLLDLPGIIEGAAQGKGRGRQVIAVARTADVVIMMLDATKGEVQRALLEKELESVGIRLNKSKPNIYFKPKKGGGISFNSTVTLTQCSEKLVQLILHEYKIFNAEVLFREDCSPDEFIDVIVGNRVYMPCLYVYNKIDQISMEEVDRLARRPHSVVISCGMKLNLDYLLEKLWEYLALTCIYTKKRGQRPDFTDAIILRKGASVEHVCHRIHRSLASQFKYALVWGTSTKYSPQRVGLTHMMEHEDVIQIVKK